In Helianthus annuus cultivar XRQ/B chromosome 8, HanXRQr2.0-SUNRISE, whole genome shotgun sequence, a single genomic region encodes these proteins:
- the LOC110895267 gene encoding laccase-2, whose amino-acid sequence MGVPSSFLAPFFFLTCFICLYPDLAIAKNAATGITRRYTFDIRLQNVTRLCQSKSIITVNGKFPGPRIIAREGDRLVIKVVNHVPNNISIHWHGIRQLQSGWADGPAYITQCPIQTGQSYVYNFTITGQRGTLWYHAHVSWIRATLYGPIIILPRRNTWYPFVKPYKEVPIIFGEWWKADTEAVINQALQTGAGPNNSDAYTINGLPGPLYNCSSPKEIFRLKVKPGKTYLLRLINAALNDELFFKITNHTFTIVDADASYVKPFETDTIFITPGQTSNVLLKTKNLTTNTRFLMAARPYSTAAAGTFDNTTVAGVLEYNSNNMPISNTSIKGLVMPSLPAINATSYVANWTNKFRSLGNSQFPVKVPQTVENNYFFAVGLGSDPCPKNQTCQGPNGTKFSASINNVSFTLPTTALLQARYFGKSDRVFSTNFPSFPLNKFNYTGTPPNNTMVSHGTKVIVLPYNTTVEVVMQSTSILGSENHPLHLHGFNFYVIGQGTGNFNSTSDPAKYNLVDPVERNTVGVPAGGWVAIRFRADNPGVWFMHCHIEIHLSWGLRMAWAVMDGKLPNQKLPPPPSDLPKC is encoded by the exons ATGGGTGTACCATCATCTTTCTTGGCTCCATTTTTCTTCCTCACATGCTTCATTTGCTTGTATCCTGACCTCGCAATCGCAAAAAATGCTGCCACTGGCATTACGCGACGTTATACATTTGAT ATACGGTTGCAAAATGTGACAAGATTATGTCAGTCGAAAAGCATAATAACCGTCAATGGGAAATTCCCTGGGCCGAGGATTATTGCTAGGGAAGGTGACCGATTGGTGATCAAAGTTGTTAATCACGTCCCTAATAATATTAGTATCCATTG GCATGGAATTCGTCAGCTTCAGAGTGGGTGGGCTGACGGGCCAGCATACATAACACAATGCCCAATTCAAACGGGCCAGTCATATGTTTACAACTTCACCATCACTGGACAGAGAGGAACACTTTGGTACCACGCCCATGTTTCGTGGATTAGGGCTACACTTTATGGCCCGATTATCATTCTCCCTAGACGTAACACTTGGTACCCGTTTGTGAAACCTTACAAGGAAGTCCCGATTATATTTG GAGAGTGGTGGAAGGCCGATACAGAAGCGGTTATCAATCAGGCCCTTCAGACTGGAGCCGGCCCGAATAATTCAGACGCTTATACCATTAACGGGCTGCCTGGACCGTTATACAATTGTTCTTCGCCAAAGG AAATTTTTCGGCTCAAGGTGAAGCCCGGGAAGACTTACCTCCTTCGTTTAATCAATGCTGCCCTCAATGACGAACTCTTTTTCAAAATCACAAACCATACTTTTACAATTGTCGATGCGGATGCGAGCTACGTGAAGCCATTTGAAACCGACACAATCTTCATTACACCGGGCCAAACAAGCAATGTTCTCCTCAAGACAAAAAACCTAACCACAAACACCCGATTTTTAATGGCGGCCCGTCCCTATTCCACTGCTGCAGCCGGCACTTTCGATAACACCACCGTAGCCGGTGTTCTCGAATACAACAGTAATAACATGCCAATCTCCAATACTTCAATTAAAGGCCTTGTTATGCCTTCACTCCCGGCGATCAATGCCACGTCATACGTAGCCAACTGGACCAATAAGTTTCGTAGTTTGGGTAACTCGCAGTTTCCCGTGAAAGTTCCACAAACCGTTGAAAACAATTATTTTTTCGCCGTCGGGCTAGGGAGCGACCCATGCCCGAAAAATCAAACATGTCAAGGTCCCAACGGGACTAAATTTTCGGCCTCTATTAACAACGTCTCCTTCACCTTACCAACCACCGCGCTTCTTCAAGCGCGGTATTTTGGCAAGTCAGACCGCGTTTTCTCCACCAACTTCCCGTCATTCCCTCTCAATAAATTCAACTACACGGGTACCCCACCGAACAACACAATGGTTTCACACGGCACAAAAGTGATCGTGCTACCATACAACACGACCGTAGAGGTCGTGATGCAAAGCACAAGCATTCTCGGATCCGAAAACCATCCACTCCACCTCCATGGTTTCAACTTTTATGTTATCGGTCAAGGCACCGGAAACTTCAACTCTACTTCGGATCCTGCTAAATACAACCTTGTTGATCCCGTCGAAAGAAACACCGTTGGCGTGCCTGCAGGCGGGTGGGTTGCGATACGGTTTCGGGCTGATAACCCGGGTGTGTGGTTTATGCATTGTCACATTGAGATTCACTTGAGTTGGGGGTTGAGAATGGCATGGGCAGTAATGGATGGGAAGCTTCCAAACCAGAAGTTACCTCCACCCCCTTCTGATCTTCCAAAGTGTTAA